In Candidatus Ozemobacteraceae bacterium, the sequence GGCGAGAATGAAACTGGTTTTGGCCGATGCGGCGACCTTCCCGATCGCAAGGCCGACGCCCGCGAAGGCGAGACCGGCGATTGCGCCGATGACGAAAGCGAATATCCAGACGTTGCGAAGCGAATCGGAGTTTTTGTTGATGACGATCGAGGAAAGCGCCATCAGCCCTCTCCGTCGGTGCTCGTCTGGGATTCGCGCCGTCGCGCCTCGGTTTTGACAGGCTTCAGCTCGCGCTGGACCTTGTCGAGAATGCCGTTGACGAACTCGCAGCTCCGCTCGGTGGAAAACTTCTTCGCGAGTTCTATAGCTTCGTTGATGGAAACGTTGACCGGGATTTCCGGAAAGTGAAGGAGTTCGCAGGTCGCGAAGCGCAGAATGCAACGGTCGAGGCTAGCCATGCGGTCGAGCGACCAGTTGTCGGCGTAGCGGGAAAGGAGGCCGTCGATGGCCCCCTGATGCTCGAGGGTGCGATCCACGAGGGTGCGCGCGAACTGCTCGATCTCGAGGAGACTGTCGAATTTCTCGAAAGCGCGGCCGCAGAGCGCGCTAAGCTCGTCGGCCAGCCCGGGATACTCCCGGGTGACGGGGAGGAACTCCTTCGCGGCCATCTCCACGGCCTGGCGCGCGCCAGCCTGATCACGCCTCGAGGAGATGAGACGGCCGGCAACGCCGTGGGCGAAGCCCTCGACGTCGCCGGCCGCCGGATCGTTCCCGACGAGACGCACTGCCGTTTCCCGGGCGAAACCTTCGATCGGCACCTGGTAGAGGTCTTCGGCGATCGCGTGCTCGATCGCCTCCCCGGGCGCCTGCTGCACCAGATCGATCTGATACAGCGCCTTCAGAGCGGTTTCCCTGGCTTTACGCCTTCGTGACGGCATGTGCGGCTCTTCGGTCGTTCGCTCAGGCGTGAAGCGCCTTGAGCGGAGTGTGGTTCTGGTCCTTGAGCACCTTCTCGCGCAGCTCGCGATACTTCAGAGACGCGTGGGCGGCGGCGAGGCGGGCGATCGGCACGCGGAACGGGGAGCAGCTGACGTAGTCGAGGCCCTGCTTGAACAGGAACTCGACGGAGGCGGGGTCGCCGCCCTGCTCGCCGCAGATGCCGACCTTCAGCGTGGAGCGGGTCTTGCGGCCGCGTTCGACGCAGATCTGGATGAGCTGGCCGATGCCTTCCTGATCGACGGTCTGGAACGGATCGGCGTCGAGAATGCGCTTCTCGAGGTAGTCGTGCATGAAGCCGCCGATGTCGTCGCGGCTGAAGCCGAAGCCCATCTGGGTCAGGTCGTTGGTGCCGAACGAGAAGAACTCGCAGGTCTTGGCCATGCGATCGCCCAACAGCGCGGCGCGCGGGATCTCGATCATCGTGCCGTAATGGTAGTCGATCTTCTTCAGGCCGCTGCTCTTCAGCACTTCCTCATACACGCGGTCGACGATCTTCTTGGTGTAATCGAGTTCGCGCACGTCGCAGGTGACCGGAACCATGATCTCGGGGTGAACCTTCTTGCCGTCCTTCAGCAGCTCGGCCGAAGCCTCGAAGATCGCCCTGATCTGCATCTCGGAGATCTCGGGATAGGTGACGCCGAGGCGGACGCCGCGGTGACCCATCATCGGGTTGTTCTCGTGGAGGGCTTCACCGCGCTTCTTGATGTCCTCGACCTTGATCTTGAGGCTCTTGGCGAGCTCGGCCATCTTTTCTTCCGACTGCGGAACGAACTCGTGCAGCGGCGGATCGAGCAGGCGGAAGGTCACGGGCAGGCCTTCCATCTCGGCCAGGGTCGCCTTGATGTCCTTCTTCACGAACGGATACAGCTCGTCGAGAGCGGCCTTGCGCTCCTCGAGCGTGTTGGAGAGGATCATCTTGCGGAGCAGGAACAGGGGCTTGTCCGAGCCTTCGCCGTAGAACATGTGCTCGGTGCGGAACAGGCCGATGCCCTCGGCGCCGAACTGGCGGGCGATCTTCGCGTCGGCCGGCGTGTCGGCGTTCGTCCAGACCTGCATCTTGCGATGCTTGTCGACCATCTTCATGAACTTCTGGAAGCGCGGATTCTCGCTGGCGTCCATCATCTTCAGCTCGCCCTCGTAGACGAGGCCGCGGGTGCCGTTCAGGGTGATCAGGTCGCCTTCCTTGAAGGTCTTCTTGGAACCGGTGATTTTGAGCGTCTTGTGCTCGACGTCGGGGTGGAGCATGCCGGCGCCGACGATGCAGCACTTGCCCCAGCCGCGGGCCACGAGAGCCGCGTGCGAGGTCATGCCGCCGCGGGCGGTCAGGATGCCCTGAGCCGCGCGCATGCCTTCGACGTCTTCGGGGTTCGTCTCTTCGCGCACGAGAATGGTCTTCTTGCCCTTCTTGGCCCAGGCGACGGCGTCGGCCGCGGTGAACACGATGTGGCCCGTGGCGCCGCCGGGGCCGGCGGGGAGACCCTTGGCGACCGGTTCGCTCTTCTTCTCGGCGGCCGGGTCAATGATCGGGTGGAGCAGCTCGTCGAGCTGGGCCGGCTTCACGCGCAGGACGGCCATTTCCTCGGTGATGAGCTTCTCTTCGAGCATATCCATCGCCATGTTCAGGGCGGCGGTGCCGGTGCGCTTGCCGCTGCGGCACTGGAGCATGTACAGCTTGCCTTCCTGGATCGTGAACTCGATGTCCTGCATGTCTTTGTAATGCGACTCGAGCTTGTTCCGGATATCGACGAGCTGCTTGTAGGTCGAGGGCATCTCCTCTTCGAGGCTGCGGAGGTGCTTGTTCTGTTCGTTCTTGGTGTCGTTGTTCAGCGGGCTGGGGGTGCGGATGCCGGCGACGACGTCCTCGCCCTGGGCGTTGACCAGCCACTCGCCGTAGAACTTGTTCTCGCCGTTGGCCGGGTTGCGGGTGAACGCCACGCCGGTGGCCGAGGTGTCACCCATGTTGCCGAACACCATGGCCTGGACGGTGACGGCCGTGCCCCACTCGTCCGGGATGCCCTCGATGCGGCGATAGGAGATGGCGCGCTTGCCGTTCCAGCTCTTGAACACGGCGCCGATGCCGCCCCACAGCTGTTCCATGTGGTCGTCCGGGAATTCCTTGCCCAGAACCTTCTTGACGTGGGCGCGGAAATCGCCGGCCAGCTTTTCGAGTTCTTCGGCGGTCAGGTCGGTGTCGGACTTGTAGCCCTTCTTGGCCTTGATCTCGTGGAGCATGTCGTCGAGCTGCTTGCGGATGCCCTTGCCCTCGGCGGGCTCGATGCCTTCAGCCTTCTCCATGACGACGTCGGAATACATCATGATCAGGCGGCGGTAGGCGTCCCAGACGAAGCGCGGATTGTTGGTCTTCTTGATCAGCGCGGGGATCGTCTTGGTCGTCAGACCGACGTTCAGAACGGTTTCCATCATGCCGGGCATCGACTGGCGGGCGCCCGAGCGGCAGGAGAGCAGGAGCGGGTTGGTGGTGTCGCCGAACTTCATTCCCATCGTCTCTTCGATCGCCTTCAGGCCGGTCTTGACCTGCGCGTCGAGATCCTTGGGATACTTGCTGCCGAGCTGGAAATACTCGGTACAGCATTCGGTGGTCACGGTGAAACCGGCCGGGACCGGCAGCCCGATGTGGCACATCTCGGCAAGATTCGCGCCCTTGCCGCCGAGGAGATCCTTCATGTTCTCGCGGCCATCGGCCTTCCCGCCACCGAAAACGTATACGTATTTGTTCATCCCAGGTGCCCTCCTATGATTTCTGACCTGCAGGGGAAAAATCCCCTGCTTGGCGGAAAAGTCTAGCACAGGCCTGGGTTCAATTCAAGAGATCATGATGAAGAATGGCCGGTTCCCGATGGAAAACGTCGCACGGAACCGGTGCCGGGCAACGGGAAGAATGCCTGAAACAGGGGCGGGACCGGGAGAAAATCCGGGCCGGGTCAGCTCGACTGCCGACCCCCGCAAAGTTTTTCGATTTCGGCGATGACGTCGCGCGGATCGAACGGTTTGAGAATGAAACCGTCTGCGCCCGCTTCCAGGGCACATTTGCGGTCCTGCTCGAGGGCGAGGGCCGTGATCATGACGACCGGGATGTTCTTCGAGGCGGGGTCGCTCTTGATCAGTTTGCAGACCTGGTACCCGTCCATTTCAGGCATGGCGATGTCGAGGATGACGAGATCGGGCTGTTCCGCCTTCACCTTCGCGAACGTCTCTTTTGGCGAGACCACTTCGATGCTCTCATACCCGTAGACGTTGAGGATCGTCTTCAGGAGGAGAAGAATCTGCTCCTCGTCGTCTACGATCAGTATGCGTCTGCGGGGGCCGCTGCTTTTCGTCGCGTCCATCATCATCATTTGGCGAACGGTTCTCCGGAGTCTGGCTGGAATTTCAGCTTTTATTGCGTTGTCCGGGGTGCCTTCTGACTACACTATGACCGGATACCGAAAAATCTATCATCGAGGGGTGCCCTTGTCAACCATACATTGACACGTGCATACGGCGATGTTACCATGTTTCGTATGCTGCAGATAGCCGGAAAGCCCCTTTGGAACTGGATTCTTGCGATCAGCCTCGCCGTCGCGGGATTTTTCGCCGGCATGATGCTTTTCAGTCCGCGCCCGAGAACCATCAGCACGATGCGCGTCGAGGCTTGCCTCGAAGCCTATATCAGCCATCGGCATACCGGCGATGCCGCGAAGCTCCGCAGCGAGCTCGCTCGTCTTCACCTGAAACCGGCGGAGTTCGAAAAGATCATCGACCGGTTCATCCATTACCGGATGTCGAAATCCTCACTCGATCAGGCGATGAAGCTGCTCGACGCATTCCGGAGCGGTTACCGGATCGTCCCCGAACGGGTCGAATCCCCGACCGACGCTTCCGAACCCTTCGCTCTCGACGCCGAAATTCTCACCGTGTTCAGGACCCGTCCCGAACTCGTGAAAAAGGCGTTCGAAAGCTGAACCGATGAAACGAGGAGGCTGACTTGCAGAACCTGCCGCGCTTCTTGCAGAAGATCGTCACCCTGGCGTTTTCCTTTCTCGTCTTCATCACGGTTCTCCTGTTGAGCAGCAAACATCGCCAACTGCTGACGAACGTCGGCATGATCCTGATGATCACGGTCGTGTACGTCGAGGTGCTGATGATTCGCGATCATCTCTGGCTGATCGAGGGTAGCCTGAGCGAGGCTCGGCGCTGGCGTGACGCGTTCTTCTCCAAGCAGACGATGCGGCAGCAGCGCCTGAGAAAGCTCATCACCGTCCTCTTCGCGACGGTGATTTTCTCGTGCGTGTTCGTCTATACGAAAAGCGAGAACGAGTTGTTCACCTTTCTCGGCACCGTTCTCATGATCACCGTTCTGTATTTCGAAGTCCTGACGATTCGCGATGAGGTGCTCTCCCTCTCGTCGAGCCTCAAGGCGCACGAGATCGCGGAAGCAGCAAAAAAAGAGGTTGCGCCCCCGGACGAAGCCGTTCGGCCGGGAACGGAGCCCTCCGATTCGCCGCCGCCCGCCCCGCAGGACAACCGCTGAGCGATGCCCCGCCCTTCTTCCTTCGTGAGACGCGTCGGAACTGGGCTTGCCATGCTCGTTCTGTTATCCCCCCTTTCCGGGAACCTCGAAGCGAAAGAGACCGGCCCGGTTTGGCGGCAGATCTCCGGCGTCGCCACCGAAACCGTGTTTCTCCGGCGCGGAAACGGATCAATCCGGATTCCTGACGGCATGCCCACGCTGGCCGCCGGCGACCTGGTTCGGACCAGGCCGTTTCTCCATACGGAGCTTGCTTCCATGACCGAGTTTGTCCGCGCCGGAGCGGGGGACAAGCTGGAACTCTACCCCGGCTCGGTTCTTGCCCTCGGGAGGAACGCGCTGCGACTCGATCTCGGTCGCATGCGGCTCGTCGCCTCGGGCGGCGTCGGTCTGTCGGTCGATATCCGGCGGGGCGTCGTCGAGATGCCCGACGGGGAGCTGCTCCTCGAGACCTCCCCGGCCGGCGACGTAACGCTCGCCCTTCGTCGCGGAACGGGCTGGATCAAGATGGACGATCGCACGATCGGGAAACTCTCGCCGGGAAAACAATACTATATTCCAAAATATGGAACTCCCGAAAAACCCGTCGATGCCGGCCGGATGTGGGAGGCTCCCCCTGTCTTCTGGCGGATGCCGCAACCGCCGGCCCCGTCCCGCCCGGACGTCCCGGACGAGGACGAGACGGCTTCCGAGACCGACGATCTCGCCTCGGGAACGGAGGTGCCCGCCTCCGATACCGGGGACCTCGCGACCCGCACGGACGATCTCGCCCCCGTTGCCTCGCCGACGGCGGATCCGGCGTCGACGGAAGGCGATGTCCCGCCGCTTGCAACCGGTGCGACGCAGGATGTGACGGTTCCCTCGGCCGCGCATCCCGGCGCGGCCGTCGTCTCGACTCCGGTCGAACAGCCCGTTTCCGGAGAATAACGGGACCGGGGGCTTCTTTCGCGACCCTTGTTTGTCTCCCCTTCACAAAGCTCCGACTTCTGCCGATAGGATGTGGCGCCGCCAGATGCGCGGACATGCACCCAGCGGAACATACCGGAGAACTGCCATGATCCTTTTCTGGATTCTATCTGTCGTGACTGTCGGTCTGATCGTGAAGGAGGCTTACCACCATGTTTAGGCGCATCATTTTGTATGCCCTCGTATCGATGTTCTGGGCGACGAGCCTCGCAGGCTGCATGTGACGAACATGACGTTGCCCGAAACGACGAACCGGGTTCCTGAACGGAACCCGGTTCGCTGTATGAGGCGACCGTGTGTGCTTAGTAGCCCTTGGCGCCGCCGGTGGCGGGCGCGTCGCCGCGGATGATGGCGACGGAGGCGCTTGCGCCGATGCGGGTGGCGCCGGCGGCGACCATCTGCTGGGCGGTCTGGGTGTCGCGGATGCCGCCGCTGGCCTTCACGCCCATGGACGGGCCGACGGTCTTGCGCATGAGAGCGATGTCGGCGGCCGTTGCGCCGCCCGAGCTGAAGCCGGTCGATGTTTTCACAAAGTCGGCGCCGGCGGCCTTCGCCAGCTCGCAGCCCTTCACCTTCTCTTCATCGGTCAGAAGAGAGGTTTCGAGGATGACCTTGACGGTGTGGCCGTTGGCGGCCTCGACGACGCGGGCGATGTCGTTCTTGACCAATTCGTAATCCTTCGACTTGAGGGCTCCGACGTTGATGACCATGTCGATCTCGTCGGCGCCGTTCGCGATCGCATCGCGAGTTTCCATCGCCTTGGTGAACGAGGAGGTGGCCCCGAGCGGGAAGCCGACGACGGTGCAGACCATGACGCCGCTGCCGGCGAGCAGCTTCGCGGCGAGGCCGACGTAGGCCGGATTGACGCAGACCGATGCGAACCGCGACTGGCGGGCTTCTTCGCACAGTTTCGTGATCTCGGCGGTCGTGGCGGTGGGCTTGAGCAGGGTGTGGTCGA encodes:
- the nusB gene encoding transcription antitermination factor NusB yields the protein MPSRRRKARETALKALYQIDLVQQAPGEAIEHAIAEDLYQVPIEGFARETAVRLVGNDPAAGDVEGFAHGVAGRLISSRRDQAGARQAVEMAAKEFLPVTREYPGLADELSALCGRAFEKFDSLLEIEQFARTLVDRTLEHQGAIDGLLSRYADNWSLDRMASLDRCILRFATCELLHFPEIPVNVSINEAIELAKKFSTERSCEFVNGILDKVQRELKPVKTEARRRESQTSTDGEG
- the ppdK gene encoding pyruvate, phosphate dikinase, producing MNKYVYVFGGGKADGRENMKDLLGGKGANLAEMCHIGLPVPAGFTVTTECCTEYFQLGSKYPKDLDAQVKTGLKAIEETMGMKFGDTTNPLLLSCRSGARQSMPGMMETVLNVGLTTKTIPALIKKTNNPRFVWDAYRRLIMMYSDVVMEKAEGIEPAEGKGIRKQLDDMLHEIKAKKGYKSDTDLTAEELEKLAGDFRAHVKKVLGKEFPDDHMEQLWGGIGAVFKSWNGKRAISYRRIEGIPDEWGTAVTVQAMVFGNMGDTSATGVAFTRNPANGENKFYGEWLVNAQGEDVVAGIRTPSPLNNDTKNEQNKHLRSLEEEMPSTYKQLVDIRNKLESHYKDMQDIEFTIQEGKLYMLQCRSGKRTGTAALNMAMDMLEEKLITEEMAVLRVKPAQLDELLHPIIDPAAEKKSEPVAKGLPAGPGGATGHIVFTAADAVAWAKKGKKTILVREETNPEDVEGMRAAQGILTARGGMTSHAALVARGWGKCCIVGAGMLHPDVEHKTLKITGSKKTFKEGDLITLNGTRGLVYEGELKMMDASENPRFQKFMKMVDKHRKMQVWTNADTPADAKIARQFGAEGIGLFRTEHMFYGEGSDKPLFLLRKMILSNTLEERKAALDELYPFVKKDIKATLAEMEGLPVTFRLLDPPLHEFVPQSEEKMAELAKSLKIKVEDIKKRGEALHENNPMMGHRGVRLGVTYPEISEMQIRAIFEASAELLKDGKKVHPEIMVPVTCDVRELDYTKKIVDRVYEEVLKSSGLKKIDYHYGTMIEIPRAALLGDRMAKTCEFFSFGTNDLTQMGFGFSRDDIGGFMHDYLEKRILDADPFQTVDQEGIGQLIQICVERGRKTRSTLKVGICGEQGGDPASVEFLFKQGLDYVSCSPFRVPIARLAAAHASLKYRELREKVLKDQNHTPLKALHA
- a CDS encoding response regulator, which encodes MMMMDATKSSGPRRRILIVDDEEQILLLLKTILNVYGYESIEVVSPKETFAKVKAEQPDLVILDIAMPEMDGYQVCKLIKSDPASKNIPVVMITALALEQDRKCALEAGADGFILKPFDPRDVIAEIEKLCGGRQSS
- the deoC gene encoding deoxyribose-phosphate aldolase, translated to MARYIDHTLLKPTATTAEITKLCEEARQSRFASVCVNPAYVGLAAKLLAGSGVMVCTVVGFPLGATSSFTKAMETRDAIANGADEIDMVINVGALKSKDYELVKNDIARVVEAANGHTVKVILETSLLTDEEKVKGCELAKAAGADFVKTSTGFSSGGATAADIALMRKTVGPSMGVKASGGIRDTQTAQQMVAAGATRIGASASVAIIRGDAPATGGAKGY